A single region of the Candidatus Hydrogenedentota bacterium genome encodes:
- a CDS encoding Gfo/Idh/MocA family oxidoreductase — translation MSRISRRQFITSTSALAGASLLLFGGRAVGANDRLRIAIAGLRGRGRSHISGFLEQDNVEIAYLVDPDQQVLDKTMSELRAKLGDKFTAKGVTDLRVALDDKNVDAITLATPNHWHSLQTIWGAQAGKHVYVEKPMSHDIVEGRICVEAQKKYGVVIQHGTQQRSSAETAGLTKMVHDGKFGRLKISYGYCCKTRDGIGFKPVTEAPAHLDWNLWRGPAEVEGYHENLVHYNWHWFWKTGNGDMNNQGTHQLDVARWGIDPDQTHPVRAMALGGRFKWDDQGETPNTMFGIAEYPNGQQVFFNVRNVNYNGYQHQVENEYYFEDGGFIRRGEYFAAGSKKGEKITVEPGDVTPGGNWGSFVAACRAGDPALANGDVTVAHYGSVLGHLMNNSYRLGEKVPFNLKAGKFGDNKDAYEHFAKLHEVMSDGVGVPEDGSEYVVGPWLTFDPATESHTGEFAAEANALLKDPNRPGFEVPTVADV, via the coding sequence ATGTCACGTATAAGCCGCCGTCAATTCATTACGTCCACTTCCGCGCTGGCGGGCGCGTCGCTGCTGCTGTTTGGAGGCCGGGCTGTCGGCGCGAACGATCGCCTGCGCATCGCCATTGCCGGTCTTCGGGGCCGGGGCCGGAGCCATATCTCGGGCTTCCTCGAACAGGACAACGTCGAAATTGCCTACCTGGTCGATCCGGACCAGCAGGTGCTCGACAAGACGATGAGCGAGCTGCGCGCAAAGCTGGGCGACAAGTTCACCGCGAAGGGGGTCACGGATCTCCGGGTCGCGCTGGACGACAAGAACGTGGACGCGATCACGCTGGCCACGCCGAACCACTGGCACTCGCTGCAGACGATCTGGGGCGCGCAGGCGGGCAAGCATGTGTACGTTGAAAAGCCGATGAGCCACGACATCGTCGAGGGGCGCATCTGCGTGGAGGCGCAGAAGAAGTATGGCGTGGTCATCCAGCACGGCACGCAGCAGCGGAGCAGCGCGGAGACGGCCGGCCTCACGAAGATGGTCCACGACGGCAAGTTCGGCCGGCTGAAGATTTCCTACGGCTATTGCTGCAAGACGCGGGACGGCATCGGGTTCAAGCCGGTCACGGAAGCGCCGGCGCATTTGGACTGGAACCTCTGGCGCGGGCCGGCGGAAGTCGAGGGGTACCACGAGAACCTGGTGCACTATAACTGGCACTGGTTCTGGAAGACCGGCAACGGCGACATGAACAACCAGGGCACGCACCAGCTGGATGTGGCGCGCTGGGGCATCGATCCGGATCAGACGCACCCGGTGCGCGCGATGGCGCTGGGCGGGCGATTCAAGTGGGACGATCAGGGCGAAACGCCGAACACCATGTTCGGGATCGCCGAATATCCGAACGGCCAGCAGGTGTTCTTTAACGTCCGCAATGTGAACTACAACGGCTACCAGCACCAGGTCGAGAACGAGTATTACTTTGAGGACGGCGGCTTCATCCGCCGCGGCGAGTACTTCGCCGCCGGCAGCAAGAAGGGCGAGAAGATTACCGTCGAGCCCGGCGATGTGACGCCCGGCGGCAACTGGGGCAGCTTCGTGGCGGCGTGCCGTGCGGGCGACCCGGCCCTGGCCAACGGCGACGTCACCGTCGCGCACTACGGCAGCGTGCTCGGCCACCTCATGAACAATTCCTACCGCCTCGGCGAGAAGGTTCCGTTCAACCTCAAGGCCGGCAAGTTCGGCGACAACAAGGACGCCTACGAACACTTCGCCAAGCTCCACGAAGTCATGAGCGACGGCGTCGGCGTTCCCGAGGATGGCAGCGAATACGTGGTCGGCCCCTGGCTCACCTTCGATCCGGCCACTGAATCCCACACGGGCGAGTTCGCCGCGGAAGCCAACGCGCTCCTGAAGGACCCGAACCGGCCCGGTTTCGAAGTCCCCACCGTCGCCGACGTGTGA
- a CDS encoding SHOCT domain-containing protein: MHYGLSVVAVLLALLGACSPNDAGPLEDVPAAEPVPTDPTERPAEPSASSDQAEPAEHNTSTGKVTLPVQAAFRWDANAAWGPGNTAEFLLDITPGVAVAGLSVRVQHTGDLEILSEPTWEGGPVESGATETVPIQLRADTPGKSELRANIAGRGEDGGALFEVSRPLYLLLSGDRLFAGTGGFSALEMAALERRKAAGEIGEADYERARRQIQGGGAHEEITVTPPGG; encoded by the coding sequence GTGCACTACGGGCTGTCTGTCGTTGCGGTTCTCCTCGCGCTGCTCGGCGCCTGCTCGCCGAACGACGCCGGCCCGCTCGAAGACGTCCCCGCCGCAGAACCCGTCCCGACCGACCCCACCGAACGACCCGCCGAGCCCTCCGCAAGTTCCGACCAGGCGGAACCCGCCGAACACAACACCTCCACCGGGAAGGTCACGCTGCCGGTGCAGGCCGCCTTCCGATGGGACGCGAACGCCGCGTGGGGACCCGGGAACACGGCCGAGTTTTTGCTCGACATAACCCCCGGCGTGGCTGTGGCGGGGCTTTCCGTGCGCGTCCAGCACACCGGCGACCTCGAGATTCTCTCCGAGCCCACGTGGGAGGGCGGCCCCGTCGAAAGCGGCGCCACCGAGACCGTTCCCATTCAATTGCGCGCCGACACGCCGGGTAAGTCCGAACTTCGCGCGAATATAGCGGGTCGCGGCGAGGACGGGGGCGCGCTCTTTGAGGTGTCGCGCCCCCTGTACCTGCTGCTGTCCGGCGATCGCCTTTTTGCGGGGACGGGCGGCTTCAGCGCACTGGAAATGGCCGCGCTGGAACGGCGCAAGGCGGCGGGCGAGATTGGCGAGGCGGACTACGAGCGCGCGCGCCGCCAGATTCAGGGCGGGGGCGCGCACGAGGAGATTACCGTGACGCCGCCGGGCGGCTGA